A genomic window from Nocardioides rotundus includes:
- a CDS encoding DEAD/DEAH box helicase has protein sequence MTLSVALMGTDLIGQARTGTGKTLAFGIPVLQRSVAPSDPDYAELPAGKPQALIVAPTRELALQVSSDLALAGADRGFRVLTVYGGVGYEPQLEALAAGVDIVVGTPGRLIDLANRRALDLSHVHALVLDEADEMLDLGFLPDVETLLRKTPETRQTMLFSATMPAQIVALARMHMRHPMNIRAESSYENATVPATAQFIYLAHDLDKPEIIGKVLQAEDADKMIVFTRTKRQAQRVADDLADRGFAASALHGDMAQVAREKALTRFRDDKLKVLVATDVAARGIDVRGVSHVVNYSCPEDDKTYVHRIGRTGRAGATGTAITLVDWQDLHRWKMINKALDLPFDNPPETYSTSEHLFHDQGIAPGTKARLVAEKPREPRRDRDGEGRREGSGERPSRNRNRNRNRNRKRTRSGEPVAGGAPSGESGPDQGAGTQASGSSEGSGNRNRRRRRRRSSGGGGTSEVGAQAPAATTTQD, from the coding sequence ATGACCCTCTCGGTCGCCCTGATGGGCACCGACCTGATCGGCCAGGCCCGCACCGGCACCGGCAAGACGCTGGCCTTCGGTATCCCGGTGCTGCAGCGCAGCGTCGCGCCGAGCGACCCCGACTACGCCGAGCTGCCCGCCGGCAAGCCCCAGGCCCTGATCGTCGCCCCGACCCGCGAGCTCGCCCTGCAGGTCTCCTCCGACCTCGCCCTGGCCGGCGCCGACCGCGGCTTCCGGGTGCTGACCGTCTACGGCGGCGTGGGCTACGAGCCCCAGCTGGAGGCCCTCGCCGCCGGTGTGGACATCGTGGTCGGCACCCCGGGCCGCCTCATCGACCTGGCCAACCGACGTGCCCTCGACCTCTCCCACGTGCACGCCCTCGTGCTCGACGAGGCCGACGAGATGCTGGACCTGGGCTTCCTCCCCGATGTCGAGACGCTGCTGCGCAAGACGCCGGAGACCCGGCAGACCATGCTGTTCTCGGCCACCATGCCCGCTCAGATCGTGGCGCTGGCCCGGATGCACATGCGGCACCCGATGAACATCCGCGCCGAGTCCTCCTATGAGAACGCGACCGTGCCGGCGACCGCCCAGTTCATCTACCTCGCCCACGACCTGGACAAGCCGGAGATCATCGGCAAGGTCCTGCAGGCCGAGGACGCGGACAAGATGATCGTGTTCACCCGCACCAAGCGGCAGGCCCAGCGGGTCGCCGACGACCTCGCCGACCGCGGCTTCGCGGCCTCCGCGCTGCACGGCGACATGGCGCAGGTCGCCCGGGAGAAGGCACTGACCCGGTTCCGCGACGACAAGCTCAAGGTGCTCGTCGCCACCGACGTCGCTGCCCGCGGCATCGACGTCCGCGGCGTCTCCCACGTGGTCAACTACTCCTGCCCGGAGGACGACAAGACCTACGTCCACCGGATCGGCCGGACGGGCCGCGCCGGGGCGACCGGTACGGCGATCACGCTGGTCGACTGGCAGGACCTGCACCGCTGGAAGATGATCAACAAGGCGCTGGACCTGCCCTTCGACAACCCGCCGGAGACCTACTCCACCTCCGAGCACCTCTTCCACGACCAGGGCATCGCGCCAGGCACCAAGGCTCGCCTGGTGGCGGAGAAGCCGCGTGAGCCGCGCCGGGACCGTGACGGCGAGGGTCGTCGCGAGGGCTCCGGCGAGCGTCCCTCCCGCAACCGCAACCGCAACCGCAACCGCAACCGGAAGCGCACTCGCAGCGGCGAGCCGGTGGCCGGTGGCGCCCCCTCCGGGGAGTCCGGCCCCGATCAGGGCGCGGGCACGCAGGCGTCCGGCTCCTCCGAGGGCTCGGGGAACCGCAACCGGCGTCGTCGGCGGCGCCGCTCCTCCGGCGGTGGCGGCACCAGCGAGGTCGGCGCGCAGGCGCCGGCGGCCACGACCACCCAGGACTGA
- a CDS encoding TPMT family class I SAM-dependent methyltransferase — MNNGGPTGDVHAVAVDDRGVLVRGHAGARLSMLLHGRRVWSFAVARDGRRLSETEFLIPWPRDLQPHLHGTADLVFLDVGTGERLTARASLGGGSGELTLTTERGKPLALDKHGRLQRTFDTIPAEHRVNVVEGILAAIGLLDDHGVEAFVTYGCLLGAVRDGRLIGHDDDADISYLAASQHPFEVIRESYALQRLFQAAGWRTVRMSGADFKVVIPQEVVGARQVAIDVFTSFRREHELLMMPNVRTELPDSALLPRGRVTLEGREVPAPADAPAVLEAAYGPGWRVPDPSFKPAWERTSRRRTTGWMRGERRNLGFWNQHWSRAPGRGPSGFAAWVADHAPAGSLVEVGCGRGEDAMLLASGGRPVLGLDYSPVALRAAGEAVAEAGVGTARFEHLNLYDTRQVLARGGRLAREGHAAVCARMLVDALTEDGRHNLWRLARSALRGSGGPLLLEFATRETRGVPGGRRRDVVPAAQVARELAAYGFIAGEPATVPWTGDDDDPRVQRLVARMEGVSPDVRTQER; from the coding sequence GTGAACAACGGGGGGCCGACAGGTGACGTGCACGCGGTCGCCGTGGACGACCGCGGCGTGCTCGTGCGCGGGCACGCGGGTGCCCGGCTCAGCATGCTGCTGCACGGCCGGCGGGTCTGGTCCTTCGCCGTCGCCAGGGACGGGCGGCGCCTCTCCGAGACCGAGTTCCTCATCCCCTGGCCCCGGGACCTGCAGCCACACCTGCACGGCACCGCCGACCTGGTCTTCCTCGACGTCGGCACCGGCGAGCGGCTGACCGCGCGGGCCTCGCTGGGCGGCGGGTCCGGCGAGCTGACCCTGACCACCGAGCGGGGCAAGCCGCTGGCGCTGGACAAGCACGGCCGCCTCCAGCGCACCTTCGACACGATCCCTGCCGAGCACCGGGTCAACGTCGTCGAGGGCATCCTGGCCGCCATCGGCCTGCTCGACGACCACGGTGTCGAGGCGTTCGTGACCTACGGCTGCCTGCTGGGCGCCGTCCGCGACGGTCGGCTCATCGGTCACGACGACGACGCCGACATCTCCTACCTCGCCGCCTCGCAGCACCCGTTCGAGGTGATCCGCGAGTCCTATGCCCTCCAGCGGCTCTTCCAGGCCGCCGGGTGGCGGACCGTGCGGATGTCGGGGGCCGACTTCAAGGTGGTGATCCCGCAGGAGGTCGTCGGTGCCCGACAGGTCGCCATCGACGTCTTCACCAGCTTCCGGCGCGAGCACGAGCTGCTGATGATGCCCAACGTCCGGACCGAGCTCCCCGACAGCGCTCTGCTGCCACGGGGCCGCGTGACGCTGGAGGGTCGCGAGGTCCCCGCACCGGCCGACGCCCCGGCCGTCCTCGAGGCGGCGTACGGGCCCGGGTGGCGGGTGCCCGACCCGTCGTTCAAGCCGGCCTGGGAGCGCACCTCGCGCCGGCGCACCACCGGGTGGATGCGCGGCGAGCGGCGCAACCTCGGCTTCTGGAACCAGCACTGGTCACGGGCGCCCGGCCGCGGCCCGTCCGGCTTCGCGGCCTGGGTGGCCGACCATGCCCCCGCCGGCTCGCTGGTCGAGGTCGGCTGCGGCCGCGGCGAGGACGCGATGCTCCTGGCGTCCGGAGGCAGGCCGGTGCTGGGGCTGGACTACTCCCCCGTCGCGCTGCGCGCGGCCGGCGAGGCGGTGGCCGAGGCCGGTGTCGGGACGGCCCGGTTCGAACACCTCAACCTCTACGACACCCGGCAGGTGCTCGCCCGCGGCGGCCGGCTGGCGCGGGAGGGCCACGCGGCGGTGTGCGCGCGGATGCTGGTCGACGCCCTCACCGAGGACGGCCGGCACAACCTGTGGCGGCTGGCCCGCTCGGCGCTGCGCGGGTCCGGCGGCCCGCTGCTGCTGGAGTTCGCCACCCGCGAGACCCGCGGCGTGCCCGGCGGCCGGCGGCGCGACGTCGTACCCGCCGCACAGGTCGCCCGCGAGCTGGCGGCCTACGGCTTCATCGCGGGTGAGCCCGCGACCGTCCCCTGGACCGGGGACGACGACGATCCGCGGGTCCAGCGACTCGTGGCCCGCATGGAGGGAGTGAGCCCGGATGTTCGGACGCAAGAGAGGTAA
- the moeZ gene encoding adenylyltransferase/sulfurtransferase MoeZ: MSFPPLVEPAEDLTTDEVRRYSRHLIIPDVGMTGQKRLKNAKVLVIGAGGLGSPALLYLAAAGVGTIGIAEFDEVDESNLQRQVIHGQSDVGRSKAQSAKESIAETNPYVKVVLHEGRLDNDNVMDVFAGYDLIVDGTDNFATRYMVNDAAYFLGIPYVWGSIYRFDGQASVFAPMLGDDLPCYRCLYPEPPPPGMVPSCAEGGVLGVLCAAIGSIQVNEAIKLLAGIGDPIAGRLMIYDALEMEYRKLKVRKDPNCALCGENPTVTGLIDYDTFCGAISEDAAEAAADSTISVRQLEEMLQQREAGERDFVLVDVREPNEFEINRIPGSVLIPKGEFLNGNALGELPSDRQVVLHCKSGVRSAEALAVLKGAGYSDAVHVGGGVVAWVDQIDPSQPTY; this comes from the coding sequence TTGTCTTTCCCGCCGTTGGTGGAGCCCGCCGAGGACCTGACCACCGATGAGGTCCGTCGCTACAGCCGGCACCTGATCATCCCCGACGTGGGGATGACGGGGCAGAAGCGGCTCAAGAACGCCAAGGTGCTGGTGATCGGTGCCGGCGGCCTGGGGTCGCCCGCGCTGCTCTACCTCGCCGCCGCCGGGGTGGGGACGATCGGCATCGCCGAGTTCGACGAGGTCGACGAGTCCAACCTCCAGCGACAGGTCATCCACGGCCAGTCCGACGTGGGCAGGTCCAAGGCGCAGTCGGCCAAGGAGTCGATCGCCGAGACCAACCCGTACGTCAAGGTGGTGCTGCACGAGGGGCGGCTGGACAACGACAACGTGATGGACGTCTTCGCCGGCTACGACCTGATCGTGGACGGCACCGACAACTTCGCCACCCGCTACATGGTCAACGACGCGGCGTACTTCCTCGGGATCCCCTACGTGTGGGGCTCGATCTACCGGTTCGACGGCCAGGCCAGCGTGTTCGCGCCCATGCTCGGTGACGACCTGCCCTGCTACCGCTGCCTCTACCCCGAGCCCCCGCCGCCCGGAATGGTGCCCAGCTGCGCCGAGGGCGGTGTGCTCGGGGTGCTGTGCGCCGCCATCGGCTCGATCCAGGTCAACGAGGCGATCAAGCTGCTCGCCGGGATCGGCGACCCGATCGCGGGTCGGCTGATGATCTACGACGCCTTGGAGATGGAGTATCGCAAGCTCAAGGTGCGCAAGGACCCGAACTGCGCGCTGTGCGGGGAGAACCCCACCGTCACCGGGCTGATCGACTACGACACCTTCTGCGGTGCGATCTCCGAGGACGCCGCGGAGGCGGCGGCGGACTCCACCATCTCGGTGCGCCAGCTCGAGGAGATGCTGCAGCAGCGCGAGGCGGGCGAGCGGGACTTCGTCCTCGTCGACGTGCGCGAGCCCAACGAGTTCGAGATCAACCGGATCCCCGGGTCGGTCCTCATCCCCAAGGGCGAGTTCCTCAACGGCAACGCGCTCGGCGAGCTGCCCTCGGACCGGCAGGTGGTCCTGCACTGCAAGTCCGGCGTGCGCTCCGCCGAGGCGCTCGCGGTGCTCAAGGGCGCGGGCTACTCCGACGCGGTGCACGTCGGTGGCGGCGTGGTGGCCTGGGTGGACCAGATCGACCCCAGCCAGCCGACGTACTGA
- a CDS encoding DUF6752 domain-containing protein — protein sequence MFGRKRGKAAPVEPAGAPPGGHPGRRALREVAQLRQRVDELEAAVTENMRLNRRVADVTDLVVEVLLPPEQRDEERIRRLLADYDRRV from the coding sequence ATGTTCGGACGCAAGAGAGGTAAGGCCGCACCGGTCGAGCCGGCGGGGGCGCCGCCCGGCGGGCACCCGGGACGACGGGCGCTGCGGGAGGTCGCCCAGCTGCGCCAGCGGGTGGACGAGCTCGAGGCCGCGGTCACCGAGAACATGCGGCTCAACCGCCGGGTCGCCGACGTGACCGACCTGGTGGTCGAGGTCCTGCTGCCCCCGGAGCAGCGGGACGAGGAGCGGATCCGCCGGCTGCTCGCGGACTACGACCGACGCGTGTGA
- a CDS encoding L,D-transpeptidase codes for MREAPVEPAGGQPRYGRIALVGAAGLVTTVALLGGLGLIDPEAPARADDTVASVAGARPSPSTAPSPSASEETGEDDGQDRTADADSAGTSDPSRSDRQGREAAQQDRALPPKSGEGRRVVFSEGRQRVWLVGADDRVRRTYLVSGSIYDNLEPGRYAVWSRSENAVGVGDSGTMRFFVRFARGDTGAAIGFHDIPIDDGKPVQTTDQLGTPLSHGCIRQRRADAIRMWEFAPIGTRVVVTA; via the coding sequence ATGAGGGAGGCGCCCGTGGAGCCCGCCGGCGGACAGCCCCGCTACGGACGGATCGCGCTGGTCGGTGCTGCCGGCCTGGTCACCACGGTGGCCCTGCTCGGCGGGCTCGGGCTGATCGACCCCGAGGCTCCCGCCCGGGCCGACGACACGGTCGCGAGCGTCGCGGGCGCCCGCCCCTCGCCCTCGACGGCGCCTTCGCCCTCCGCGAGCGAGGAGACCGGGGAGGATGACGGGCAGGACCGTACGGCGGACGCCGACTCCGCCGGCACCTCGGACCCGAGCCGCTCGGACCGGCAGGGCCGCGAGGCCGCCCAGCAGGACCGGGCCCTGCCGCCGAAGTCCGGAGAGGGCCGCCGCGTGGTCTTCAGCGAGGGCCGTCAGCGGGTGTGGCTGGTCGGGGCGGACGACAGAGTCCGCCGTACCTACCTGGTGTCCGGCAGCATCTACGACAACCTCGAGCCGGGGCGCTACGCGGTGTGGTCGCGGTCGGAGAACGCGGTCGGGGTCGGCGACTCCGGGACGATGAGGTTCTTCGTTCGCTTCGCCCGCGGCGACACCGGGGCCGCGATCGGCTTCCACGACATCCCGATCGACGACGGCAAGCCGGTCCAGACGACCGACCAGCTCGGCACGCCGCTCTCGCACGGCTGCATCCGGCAGCGACGCGCGGACGCCATCCGGATGTGGGAGTTCGCACCGATCGGCACCCGGGTCGTCGTCACGGCCTGA
- a CDS encoding TetR/AcrR family transcriptional regulator, translating into MPRRERRAQLLESALEVFVRQGYHAAAMDDIAERAGVSKPVLYQHFPGKLELYLALVDTSCDQIIDNCRSALASTQDNQERVARTIDAFFSYVAADTGAFRLVFESDLTNDPAVRERVERVTTECADMIAEVIAEDTGLPADASRLLAVSLVGMAQVSSRYWLREGATMPQPDAAALISGLAWRGIRGYPRSDEN; encoded by the coding sequence ATGCCGCGCCGCGAGCGCCGTGCGCAGCTGCTGGAGTCGGCCCTGGAGGTCTTCGTGCGCCAGGGCTACCACGCCGCCGCGATGGACGACATCGCCGAGCGAGCCGGCGTCTCCAAGCCGGTGCTCTACCAGCACTTCCCGGGCAAGCTGGAGCTCTACCTCGCCTTGGTCGACACCTCGTGCGACCAGATCATCGACAACTGTCGCAGTGCCCTGGCCTCGACGCAGGACAACCAGGAGCGCGTGGCGCGCACCATCGACGCGTTCTTCAGCTACGTCGCCGCCGACACCGGCGCCTTCCGGCTGGTCTTCGAGTCCGACCTGACCAACGACCCGGCCGTGCGCGAGCGGGTCGAGCGGGTCACCACCGAGTGCGCGGACATGATCGCCGAGGTGATCGCCGAGGACACCGGCCTGCCGGCCGACGCGTCGCGCCTGCTGGCCGTGTCGCTGGTCGGGATGGCGCAGGTGAGCTCGCGCTACTGGCTGCGCGAGGGGGCGACCATGCCGCAGCCCGACGCGGCGGCCCTCATCTCCGGGCTGGCCTGGCGCGGCATCCGGGGCTACCCCCGCAGCGACGAGAACTGA
- a CDS encoding ParA family protein, whose protein sequence is MTTTLAIANQKGGVAKTTSVASIGAALAEQGARVLLVDLDPQACLTFSLGIDPEDLDLSVHHVLTKGLEPGEAIIETEDGVDLLPATIELARAEADLLTRTGREHAITAAMEGLDEDEPYDWVLLDCPPSLGVLTVAALTAADGVLIPLQCETLSHRGVGQLLDTVHDVRRFTNRGLEVWGVLPTLYDGRTNHSRTVLETISDTYDLEVVEPPIPKTIKFAEAPAAGRSILSTSRSSKGARAYRDVAQTLAERSRRPRRKSTSRRGKR, encoded by the coding sequence ATGACCACCACACTCGCCATCGCCAACCAGAAGGGCGGCGTCGCCAAGACCACCTCGGTCGCCTCGATCGGGGCGGCGCTCGCCGAGCAGGGTGCCCGGGTCCTGCTCGTGGACCTCGACCCGCAGGCGTGCCTCACGTTCTCGCTGGGGATCGACCCCGAGGACCTGGACCTCTCGGTCCACCACGTGCTCACCAAGGGGCTGGAGCCGGGCGAGGCGATCATCGAGACCGAGGACGGCGTCGACCTGCTCCCGGCCACCATCGAGCTGGCCCGTGCCGAGGCCGACCTGCTGACCCGGACCGGTCGCGAGCACGCGATCACCGCGGCGATGGAGGGCCTGGACGAGGACGAGCCCTACGACTGGGTGCTGCTGGACTGCCCGCCCTCGCTCGGGGTGCTGACCGTGGCGGCGCTGACCGCCGCCGACGGCGTACTCATCCCGCTGCAGTGCGAGACGCTCTCGCACCGGGGTGTGGGGCAGCTCCTGGACACCGTCCACGACGTACGCCGCTTCACCAACCGCGGCCTGGAGGTCTGGGGCGTCCTGCCGACCCTCTACGACGGGCGCACCAACCACTCCCGCACGGTCCTGGAGACGATCTCCGACACCTACGACCTCGAGGTCGTCGAGCCGCCGATCCCCAAGACGATCAAGTTCGCCGAGGCGCCCGCCGCCGGCCGCTCGATCCTGAGCACGAGCCGCAGCAGCAAGGGTGCCCGGGCCTACCGCGACGTGGCGCAGACGCTCGCCGAGCGCAGCAGGCGACCGCGCAGGAAGTCGACGTCCCGCCGCGGGAAGCGATGA
- the tpx gene encoding thiol peroxidase, with translation MATTSFKGTPVNTVGDLPATGQPAPVVDLVGSDLAAVTRTEGRRTVLNIFPSVDTGVCAESVRHFNQLAAGLDNTEVICASKDLPFALARFCGAEGIEDVVTASAFRTDFGESYGVTMADGPLAGLLARSVVVIDTDGTVLHTELVPDIGQEPDYDAATAALG, from the coding sequence ATGGCAACCACCTCGTTCAAAGGCACCCCCGTCAACACCGTCGGCGACCTCCCGGCGACCGGACAGCCCGCTCCGGTGGTCGACCTGGTCGGCAGCGACCTCGCCGCCGTGACCCGCACGGAGGGCCGGCGGACGGTGCTCAACATCTTCCCCAGCGTCGACACCGGCGTGTGCGCGGAGAGCGTGCGGCACTTCAACCAGCTGGCCGCGGGCCTGGACAACACCGAGGTCATCTGCGCGAGCAAGGACCTCCCGTTCGCCCTGGCCCGCTTCTGCGGCGCCGAGGGGATCGAGGACGTCGTGACCGCATCGGCGTTCCGCACCGACTTCGGCGAGTCGTACGGCGTGACCATGGCCGACGGCCCGCTCGCCGGGCTCCTGGCCCGGTCGGTCGTGGTGATCGACACCGACGGCACCGTGCTGCACACCGAGCTGGTCCCCGACATCGGGCAGGAGCCCGACTACGACGCCGCCACCGCGGCACTCGGCTGA
- a CDS encoding DUF3107 domain-containing protein, whose product MEVKIGVQHAPRELLIESGEDQETVEKQVVEALASDGQVLALTDSKGRRIVVPGNRIAYVEIGGGVSGNVGFR is encoded by the coding sequence ATGGAGGTCAAGATCGGCGTGCAGCACGCGCCCCGCGAGCTGCTGATCGAGTCCGGCGAGGACCAGGAGACGGTCGAGAAGCAGGTCGTCGAGGCACTCGCCTCCGACGGTCAGGTGCTGGCTCTGACCGACAGCAAGGGCCGGCGCATCGTGGTGCCGGGCAACCGCATCGCCTACGTCGAGATCGGCGGAGGGGTCAGCGGCAACGTCGGCTTCCGGTGA
- a CDS encoding immune inhibitor A domain-containing protein, whose translation MNTPSPLRRAVAGGSALAVGLALAATLGAPTQAADGASASSPDSRSAASTRKDNRPNPLAKKQMKLRQQALEAVARGKAEPRPQRGGGSVVELASGESVELFDNDKQANVWTILSEFGDQTTAAGGEAGPLHNEIPEPDRSKDNSTQWTEDFNVAHYNAMFNTGNEKGESFKDFYLDQSNGQYNVNVTTEDWVQVPRNGNYYGDNNNEARGSWDFINDTVDAWYNKQKAAGKTDAEIRTYLADFDKWDRYDFDGDGDFNEPDGYIDHFQAIHAGAGEEAGGGILGEFAIWSHRWYADYTTIGSVGPSVGGRQNLNGGQEVGNTGLFVGDYTVEPENGGLGVFAHEYAHDLGLPDYYDTAGGENSTGFWNLMSSGSWLGHGTENSEDSFLYGIGGTPNDLGAEEKLYLGWLNPKVVDAGQSGTYTLRAAGDPASNDAVQVMLPDIESTRTVGDPYAGEYAWYSDSGDDLNNTLTREVPAGQTVRVDAMAWYDTETDYDYWYAQYSTDGGNTWTNAGEYTGSSGGWVPVSYTYQAGGKASMFRFVYKTDGGVSNPGVMVDEVTTTVDGQVVDTDGAETETSAWVAKGWLRTTGTITETTPRYYLMENKSYVNYDDTLRTGPYNFGWAATRPDWVQYYPYQNGMLVWYVNHSVANNNTSQHPGYGYALPVDAMPQTLRWSDGRSGAVARNRIQAFDSTFGLERTDRISLQREVVPGNAKKAHTQTLTVPSRQMVATFDDRDPNRYWTATNKTASVKVAGVGVRATVTKQTADSITVQVRNPAN comes from the coding sequence GTGAACACCCCATCACCCCTACGGCGAGCCGTCGCCGGTGGCTCGGCGCTGGCCGTCGGACTGGCGTTGGCCGCCACGCTGGGCGCGCCGACCCAGGCCGCCGATGGCGCCTCGGCCTCCTCACCGGACAGCCGCAGCGCCGCTTCCACGCGTAAGGACAACCGTCCCAACCCGCTGGCCAAGAAGCAGATGAAGCTGCGGCAGCAGGCCCTGGAGGCCGTTGCCCGAGGCAAGGCCGAGCCGAGGCCGCAGCGCGGCGGTGGCTCCGTGGTGGAGCTCGCCAGCGGCGAGTCGGTCGAGTTGTTCGACAACGACAAGCAGGCGAACGTCTGGACGATCCTGTCCGAGTTCGGCGACCAGACCACCGCCGCCGGCGGTGAGGCCGGCCCGCTGCACAACGAGATCCCCGAGCCGGACCGCAGCAAGGACAACTCCACCCAGTGGACCGAGGACTTCAACGTCGCGCACTACAACGCGATGTTCAACACCGGCAACGAGAAGGGCGAGTCCTTCAAGGACTTCTACCTCGACCAGTCCAACGGTCAGTACAACGTGAACGTGACCACCGAGGACTGGGTCCAGGTCCCGCGCAACGGCAACTACTACGGCGACAACAACAACGAGGCCCGGGGCTCCTGGGACTTCATCAACGACACCGTCGACGCCTGGTACAACAAGCAGAAGGCCGCCGGCAAGACCGACGCGGAGATCCGGACCTATCTCGCCGACTTCGACAAGTGGGACCGGTACGACTTCGACGGCGACGGCGACTTCAACGAGCCCGACGGCTACATCGACCACTTCCAGGCGATCCACGCCGGTGCGGGCGAGGAGGCCGGTGGCGGCATCCTCGGCGAGTTCGCCATCTGGTCGCACCGCTGGTACGCCGACTACACCACCATCGGCTCGGTCGGGCCGTCCGTCGGTGGCCGGCAGAACCTCAACGGCGGCCAGGAGGTCGGCAACACCGGCCTGTTCGTCGGTGACTACACCGTCGAGCCGGAGAACGGTGGACTGGGCGTGTTCGCCCACGAGTACGCCCACGACCTGGGCCTGCCGGACTACTACGACACCGCCGGCGGCGAGAACAGCACCGGCTTCTGGAACCTGATGTCCTCCGGCTCGTGGCTGGGCCATGGCACGGAGAACTCCGAGGACTCCTTCCTCTACGGCATCGGCGGCACCCCGAACGACCTGGGTGCCGAGGAGAAGCTCTACCTGGGCTGGCTCAACCCGAAGGTCGTCGACGCCGGGCAGTCCGGCACCTACACGCTGCGCGCGGCTGGAGACCCGGCGAGCAATGACGCGGTGCAGGTCATGCTGCCCGACATCGAGTCCACCCGAACCGTCGGCGACCCCTACGCGGGCGAGTACGCGTGGTACTCCGACTCCGGGGACGACCTGAACAACACGCTCACGCGTGAGGTGCCGGCCGGTCAGACCGTGAGGGTCGACGCGATGGCGTGGTACGACACCGAGACCGACTACGACTACTGGTACGCGCAGTACTCCACCGACGGCGGCAACACCTGGACCAACGCCGGCGAGTACACCGGCTCCTCCGGTGGCTGGGTCCCGGTCAGCTACACCTACCAGGCCGGTGGCAAGGCCTCGATGTTCCGGTTCGTCTACAAGACCGACGGCGGGGTGAGCAACCCCGGCGTGATGGTCGACGAGGTGACCACCACGGTCGACGGCCAGGTCGTCGACACCGACGGCGCCGAGACCGAGACCAGCGCCTGGGTGGCGAAGGGGTGGCTGCGCACCACGGGGACGATCACCGAGACCACCCCGCGCTACTACCTGATGGAGAACAAGTCCTACGTCAACTACGACGACACGCTGCGCACCGGCCCGTACAACTTCGGCTGGGCCGCGACCCGTCCGGACTGGGTGCAGTACTACCCGTACCAGAACGGCATGCTGGTCTGGTACGTCAACCACTCGGTGGCCAACAACAACACCTCGCAGCACCCGGGCTACGGCTACGCGCTGCCGGTGGACGCGATGCCGCAGACCCTGCGGTGGAGCGACGGCCGCTCCGGCGCGGTGGCGCGCAACCGGATCCAGGCCTTCGACAGCACCTTCGGCCTGGAGCGGACCGACCGGATCTCGCTGCAGCGCGAGGTGGTGCCCGGCAACGCCAAGAAGGCGCACACGCAGACGCTGACGGTGCCGAGCCGGCAGATGGTGGCCACGTTCGACGACCGTGACCCCAACCGCTACTGGACCGCGACCAACAAGACCGCGTCGGTGAAGGTGGCCGGTGTGGGCGTGCGGGCGACGGTGACGAAGCAGACCGCTGACTCGATCACCGTGCAGGTGCGCAACCCGGCCAACTGA
- a CDS encoding ferritin-like fold-containing protein, whose translation MTESPAPAAPADPFKDSGYREAVVDLLGVIAYGELSAFERLAEDAAMAPTLEDKVAMSRMASAEFGHLEPLQDRLTELGADPAEAMKPFVAAIDGFHDHTAPADWYEGLVKAYVGDGLAADFYREVAAQLDPATRDLIIASLADVGHSEFVVERVRAAIAADPRLGGRLALWARRLMGEALSQAQRVAAERDSLADLLAGGVDRPGLDLAAIGKMFSRLTERHTERMGRLGLDA comes from the coding sequence ATGACTGAATCCCCCGCGCCGGCAGCACCTGCCGACCCGTTCAAGGACAGCGGCTATCGGGAGGCGGTGGTCGATCTGCTGGGGGTGATCGCCTACGGCGAGCTGTCGGCCTTCGAGCGGCTGGCCGAGGACGCCGCGATGGCCCCGACCCTGGAGGACAAGGTCGCGATGTCGCGGATGGCCAGCGCCGAGTTCGGCCACCTGGAGCCTCTGCAGGACCGGCTCACCGAGCTCGGGGCGGACCCTGCCGAGGCGATGAAGCCGTTCGTCGCGGCCATCGACGGCTTCCACGACCACACGGCCCCGGCCGACTGGTACGAGGGACTGGTGAAGGCGTACGTCGGCGACGGTCTCGCCGCGGACTTCTACCGCGAGGTCGCCGCCCAGCTCGACCCGGCGACGCGCGACCTGATCATCGCCTCACTCGCCGACGTCGGGCACTCCGAGTTCGTGGTGGAGCGGGTGCGTGCTGCCATCGCTGCGGACCCGCGCCTGGGCGGACGGCTGGCCCTGTGGGCCCGCCGGCTGATGGGGGAGGCGCTCTCGCAGGCGCAACGCGTGGCCGCCGAACGGGACAGCCTGGCCGACCTGCTCGCCGGTGGCGTGGACCGCCCCGGGCTGGACCTGGCCGCCATCGGCAAGATGTTCTCCCGGCTCACCGAGCGGCACACCGAGCGGATGGGGCGGCTCGGGCTGGACGCCTGA